In one window of Deltaproteobacteria bacterium DNA:
- a CDS encoding Franean1_4349 family RiPP codes for MSQRVVERLLGRLLTDREFRHVFYEDPAATCVQQSFELTPSELEALARLDEARIEAFSRGLDARIIRAAVNGMRRGDVAAMADDSSNRRPQGRALSPRGASFADERDHTGAARGARPAR; via the coding sequence ATGAGCCAACGGGTCGTTGAGAGACTACTGGGGCGATTGCTGACGGATCGCGAGTTTCGCCATGTCTTTTACGAAGACCCGGCGGCCACGTGTGTGCAGCAGTCATTCGAACTTACTCCGAGTGAGTTGGAAGCCCTCGCGCGCCTCGATGAAGCACGCATCGAGGCATTCTCGCGAGGGCTCGATGCGCGGATCATTCGTGCGGCCGTTAATGGGATGCGTCGCGGTGATGTCGCTGCGATGGCCGACGACAGTTCCAACCGGCGGCCGCAGGGGCGAGCGTTGTCGCCGCGAGGAGCAAGTTTCGCAGATGAGCGGGACCATACCGGCGCGGCTCGTGGCGCCCGCCCGGCCCGCTGA
- a CDS encoding Franean1_4349 family RiPP: MSQRAVEGLLGRLLTDGDFRRVFFDNPAATCLKQSLELTAGELEAITRLDERRLEGFARELDARIIRAAVGGNNLWTWPASADADPRTKRASLGGTPRLSRAGK, from the coding sequence ATGAGCCAGCGGGCCGTCGAAGGCTTATTGGGGCGATTGCTGACGGACGGCGATTTTCGCCGGGTCTTCTTCGATAATCCGGCGGCGACGTGCCTGAAACAATCGCTCGAACTGACCGCAGGGGAATTGGAGGCGATCACGCGGCTCGACGAGAGGCGCCTCGAAGGGTTCGCTCGGGAGCTGGATGCGCGCATCATTCGAGCTGCGGTCGGCGGCAATAATCTTTGGACCTGGCCCGCAAGCGCCGATGCTGATCCGCGCACGAAGCGGGCGTCGCTCGGGGGGACGCCGCGACTGAGTCGGGCGGGTAAGTGA
- a CDS encoding DUF1329 domain-containing protein — MTAPGELGWKGPGSPYPDPYPNDPVLFSITADQAEKYAANLSAGQRALLMKHPGTYRINVYPSRRPHAAPQWVYESTFENATRATGSANGDGVAGAYGGIPFPLPQNGAQVVWNHLLRWQGPGSRRSADTFVMESNAGLYPVVELEVWHRSPYYLLPTAADGFGGDYSDILYQYVYPPDWKGTILLAKDHFSQDTGGRKAWLYEVGQRRVRQYVNYIYDSPDRQLGGVVGVDDQYMFNGPLDRFDWSLVGKQEIYIPYNCYKAESGAAPPEIFAPGHLNPAYVRWELHRTWIVEAVRRKGQAHVYGRRVFYVDEDSWNVVLADAYDGQGVLWRTNLALTVAAYDLPGVVQRLTVHHDLPSGRYVSFKPEATVFGTVKPDSFFTPEQMRAMGRR; from the coding sequence ATGACGGCACCCGGTGAGTTGGGGTGGAAGGGGCCGGGTTCGCCATACCCTGATCCGTACCCGAACGATCCGGTGTTGTTCTCGATAACCGCCGACCAAGCAGAGAAGTATGCGGCGAACCTATCGGCAGGGCAGCGGGCCTTGCTCATGAAGCATCCGGGCACCTACAGGATCAATGTCTACCCCAGCCGCCGGCCACACGCCGCGCCTCAGTGGGTGTACGAAAGCACCTTCGAGAACGCAACCAGAGCAACGGGCAGCGCCAACGGCGACGGGGTGGCGGGTGCCTACGGCGGTATCCCATTTCCGCTGCCGCAGAACGGGGCTCAGGTGGTGTGGAATCACCTGCTGCGCTGGCAGGGGCCCGGGTCGCGCCGGAGTGCAGATACCTTCGTGATGGAGTCGAACGCCGGGCTGTATCCCGTCGTCGAGTTGGAGGTCTGGCACCGGTCGCCATATTATCTGTTGCCCACAGCCGCGGACGGATTTGGCGGCGACTATAGTGATATCCTATATCAGTATGTGTATCCACCCGACTGGAAGGGTACCATCCTGCTGGCGAAGGATCACTTCAGTCAGGACACCGGCGGGCGCAAGGCCTGGCTGTATGAGGTCGGGCAGCGGCGCGTGCGGCAGTACGTAAACTACATCTACGATAGCCCCGATCGGCAACTGGGAGGAGTCGTCGGCGTTGACGACCAGTACATGTTCAACGGACCGCTGGACCGCTTCGACTGGAGCCTGGTCGGCAAGCAGGAGATCTACATCCCCTATAACTGCTACAAGGCAGAGTCGGGCGCCGCGCCGCCGGAGATATTTGCCCCGGGCCACCTCAACCCCGCCTACGTGCGCTGGGAGTTGCACCGGACTTGGATTGTTGAGGCGGTGCGGAGAAAAGGGCAGGCGCACGTGTATGGCCGGCGAGTCTTCTATGTCGATGAGGACAGCTGGAATGTGGTGCTGGCCGACGCCTACGATGGGCAAGGGGTGCTTTGGCGAACCAACTTGGCGTTGACGGTCGCTGCCTACGATCTACCGGGCGTCGTCCAACGGCTGACCGTGCATCACGACCTGCCCTCGGGCCGCTACGTCAGCTTCAAGCCGGAAGCAACCGTCTTCGGCACGGTGAAGCCCGATTCGTTTTTCACCCCGGAGCAGATGCGCGCCATGGGGCGCCGTTGA
- a CDS encoding DUF1302 domain-containing protein, with amino-acid sequence MSASFFETLKRQCARRRRCSFSGRLLLGAGAVALLGLLVLPRPGYALRFRISEDFVADLDTTVTYAAAWRLKRQHAGLLKKFNGDDGNRNFKRYDMTSNRFTMVSEADLQYGDFGTFVRAKGFYDFAYSGHNSHDSPVTNNNGPLNGGPLADNRDFTRAVKRRYGEDVELLDAYAYGLFRPAGHLLMLRAGRQVISWGESRFIPGVSSTQSPIDATQLNVPGVEIKEVLIPVAQIYGQIDLVDNLALATYYQWEWRQTRLDEAGAYFGGADYLDDGGYHYLVSAPAPATIFATIDRVQDDEPRDDGQWGIAVRYLAEALNHTEFGAYFINYHDKGPQIIGQLGGGAAVVDWTTLGLPPETAAELARADTSSYFFRFADHVQLYGLSVATNTGQTSFGGEVSYRRHLPVQLRDAGNVIGYSYHDADALQAQAGMVHRFGPSVVAESTTLTTEAGLNQLYGVGARDLLNDQFAWGYTAALNFEYFKILPGLDLNVPITFRHHVSGVSSVSGTFAEGRNSASVRMDFTYRYTLKFGIGYTEFVGGTKRNALLDRGFLSSSLKYAL; translated from the coding sequence ATGAGTGCGAGCTTCTTCGAGACGCTGAAGCGCCAATGCGCTCGGCGGCGGCGGTGCAGCTTCAGCGGTCGCTTGCTTCTCGGTGCCGGCGCGGTTGCGCTTCTGGGGCTGCTGGTCTTGCCACGGCCGGGATACGCCTTGCGGTTCAGGATCAGTGAGGACTTCGTTGCTGACCTGGACACCACCGTGACCTATGCTGCGGCCTGGCGGCTCAAACGGCAACACGCGGGGCTACTGAAGAAGTTCAACGGCGACGACGGCAATCGGAACTTCAAGCGTTACGACATGACCTCGAACCGTTTCACCATGGTGTCCGAGGCCGACCTCCAGTATGGCGATTTCGGCACCTTCGTTCGCGCCAAGGGTTTCTACGACTTCGCCTACTCCGGCCACAACTCGCACGATTCACCGGTGACCAATAACAACGGCCCGTTGAACGGCGGCCCGCTCGCCGATAACCGCGACTTCACACGCGCCGTAAAGCGCCGCTACGGCGAGGACGTTGAGCTGTTGGACGCGTACGCCTACGGGCTGTTTCGCCCGGCCGGTCACCTCTTGATGCTTAGGGCTGGCCGGCAGGTAATCAGCTGGGGCGAGAGCCGGTTTATTCCTGGAGTTTCGTCCACCCAGAGCCCGATCGACGCCACCCAGCTGAACGTCCCAGGGGTGGAGATCAAAGAGGTCCTGATTCCGGTGGCGCAGATCTATGGTCAGATCGATTTGGTCGATAACCTCGCCCTTGCCACCTATTACCAGTGGGAGTGGCGGCAGACCCGACTCGACGAGGCGGGCGCGTATTTCGGCGGCGCCGACTACCTCGACGATGGCGGCTATCACTACCTGGTGAGCGCGCCGGCACCGGCTACGATCTTTGCCACCATCGACCGCGTGCAGGACGACGAGCCCCGCGACGACGGGCAATGGGGCATTGCGGTCCGCTATCTGGCAGAAGCCCTCAACCATACCGAGTTCGGCGCCTACTTCATCAACTACCACGACAAGGGGCCGCAGATCATCGGCCAGCTCGGTGGGGGCGCGGCGGTGGTGGACTGGACCACCTTGGGGCTGCCCCCTGAAACCGCTGCTGAACTTGCCCGCGCGGATACCTCGTCCTACTTTTTTCGCTTTGCCGATCATGTGCAGCTCTACGGGCTGAGTGTAGCTACGAACACCGGCCAGACCAGTTTCGGCGGCGAAGTTTCCTACCGCCGCCATCTCCCGGTGCAGCTGCGGGACGCGGGCAACGTCATCGGCTACAGCTACCACGATGCCGACGCCTTGCAGGCGCAAGCCGGCATGGTCCATCGCTTCGGCCCATCGGTGGTTGCCGAGAGCACGACGCTGACCACCGAGGCCGGTCTAAACCAGTTGTATGGCGTCGGGGCGCGTGACCTATTGAACGACCAGTTCGCGTGGGGTTACACCGCGGCGCTCAATTTCGAGTACTTCAAGATTCTCCCGGGCCTCGATCTGAATGTGCCGATAACGTTTCGCCACCACGTCAGCGGGGTCTCCTCGGTCTCGGGCACGTTCGCCGAAGGCCGCAACAGCGCCAGCGTGAGAATGGACTTCACGTATCGTTACACCTTGAAGTTCGGCATCGGCTACACCGAGTTCGTCGGTGGCACCAAGCGTAATGCCCTGCTCGATCGCGGCTTCCTGTCGTCGAGCCTGAAGTACGCGTTGTGA
- a CDS encoding CoA-binding protein produces the protein MSSLRDRFGALFYPRGIVIPGVSAHPGKFGFAALHSLLRYGFKGELFPVNREGATILERPTYRDLAAVPPGRADLAFICTPAAANVAVLQACARIGVRAAFVVSGGYSESGAEGAAAERELVRTADALGILLAGPNGQGLISTGAGMCAQIVPPYPPPGRISAVSQSGNILSSFMNYGQLTGVGFSKGISAGNAAALGIADYIEYFGEDPDTAVALVYVEGLRNGRDFAERALAFTRRKPLVVLKGGATGQGQRAASSHTGSLASDDRVFAGVARQVGIRRAQSVEEAYEVAATFATQPLPLGKRVVVLTAAGGWGVLCADACVRAGLDLIALPDDLGAHIDRVLPARWSRNNPVDMAGGETRETIPELLDCIARHHGVDAVIYLGLGIQAAQAHALKTSSFYPGHGLDRIVEYHERQDRRYAEAAAAVSQRYNKPVLSATELVYTDRAYGNAAPLAVAASGRICYPSAHRAVTALAHLCAYAEFRRTHGGT, from the coding sequence GTGAGTTCCTTGCGCGATCGTTTCGGCGCGCTGTTCTATCCGCGCGGCATCGTTATTCCAGGCGTTTCGGCGCATCCGGGGAAGTTCGGCTTTGCTGCGCTGCACAGTCTGTTGCGCTATGGCTTCAAGGGAGAACTGTTTCCGGTCAACCGCGAGGGCGCGACGATACTGGAGCGGCCGACGTATCGCGATCTAGCGGCGGTGCCGCCGGGGCGTGCGGACCTGGCCTTCATCTGCACGCCGGCGGCGGCCAACGTCGCGGTGCTTCAAGCTTGTGCGCGCATCGGCGTGCGGGCCGCGTTCGTGGTCTCCGGTGGCTATTCCGAATCCGGGGCTGAGGGGGCTGCCGCTGAGCGCGAATTGGTGCGCACCGCTGACGCTCTGGGCATCTTGCTTGCCGGCCCGAACGGGCAGGGACTGATCTCGACCGGCGCCGGCATGTGCGCACAGATTGTGCCACCGTATCCACCACCTGGCCGGATTTCAGCGGTCAGCCAGAGCGGCAACATTCTTTCGTCGTTCATGAATTACGGGCAGTTGACCGGCGTGGGGTTCAGCAAGGGGATTTCCGCGGGTAATGCGGCGGCGCTCGGAATCGCTGACTATATCGAGTACTTCGGCGAAGACCCCGACACCGCGGTCGCTTTGGTCTACGTCGAAGGGCTGCGTAACGGCCGTGATTTCGCCGAGCGGGCGCTGGCCTTTACGCGGCGCAAACCGCTGGTGGTGCTCAAGGGCGGGGCGACTGGGCAGGGGCAGCGGGCGGCGTCGAGCCACACGGGTTCACTGGCCTCGGACGATCGCGTTTTTGCCGGCGTGGCGCGCCAGGTCGGGATTCGCCGCGCCCAATCGGTGGAAGAGGCGTACGAGGTGGCTGCCACCTTCGCCACCCAGCCGCTGCCGCTGGGCAAACGCGTGGTGGTGTTGACGGCAGCCGGGGGCTGGGGCGTGCTCTGCGCCGATGCTTGTGTGCGGGCGGGCTTGGATCTTATTGCCCTGCCCGACGACTTAGGCGCCCACATCGATCGCGTGCTGCCCGCCCGCTGGAGCCGCAACAATCCGGTGGATATGGCCGGCGGCGAAACCCGGGAGACCATTCCGGAACTGCTCGACTGCATTGCGCGCCACCACGGCGTTGATGCCGTCATCTATCTCGGCCTCGGCATTCAAGCCGCCCAGGCCCACGCCCTGAAGACTAGCTCATTCTACCCTGGCCATGGCCTCGATCGCATCGTCGAGTATCACGAGCGGCAGGATCGTCGTTATGCCGAGGCCGCCGCCGCGGTGAGCCAGCGCTACAACAAGCCCGTGCTGAGCGCCACCGAGTTGGTGTACACCGACCGTGCGTACGGCAACGCCGCCCCGCTCGCGGTCGCGGCCTCAGGGCGGATTTGTTACCCCTCCGCGCACCGCGCCGTGACTGCCCTGGCCCACTTGTGCGCGTACGCTGAGTTTCGCCGCACCCACGGTGGAACCTAG
- a CDS encoding acetate--CoA ligase family protein: MAHTLSEYESKRVLREYGVPTVREALVPAAQDALAAAAEIGFPVALKLCGGAIAHKTERNLVRLNLVDEVAVEAAAQELLGRRRPQDGEVGLLVQAMVSGRREIIVGMVRDPQFGPCVMLGLGGILAEALRDVVFRMAPLNSAEGSDMIAELKASHVLSAFRGEPPVDREALSQVLIGVGRLGLERPAVRSLDINPLIIAAGKPVAVDALIEVAES, encoded by the coding sequence ATGGCCCACACGCTGTCCGAGTACGAATCGAAACGGGTGTTGCGCGAGTACGGTGTTCCGACGGTGCGCGAGGCCCTCGTGCCGGCGGCGCAGGATGCGCTCGCGGCCGCGGCCGAGATCGGCTTCCCCGTTGCGCTCAAGCTGTGTGGCGGCGCGATTGCGCACAAGACCGAGCGCAACTTGGTTCGTCTCAACCTTGTTGATGAGGTCGCGGTTGAGGCCGCGGCGCAGGAGTTATTGGGCCGGCGCCGCCCGCAGGATGGCGAGGTGGGGCTGCTGGTGCAGGCGATGGTTAGCGGGCGCCGGGAGATCATCGTCGGAATGGTTCGCGATCCCCAGTTCGGCCCCTGCGTGATGTTGGGCCTCGGCGGCATTCTCGCCGAAGCGTTGCGCGATGTGGTGTTCCGCATGGCGCCGCTTAACTCCGCTGAGGGCAGCGACATGATTGCCGAGCTGAAAGCGAGTCACGTGCTCAGTGCCTTTCGCGGCGAGCCGCCGGTGGATCGCGAGGCGCTCAGCCAAGTGTTGATTGGCGTGGGCCGTCTCGGGCTGGAGCGGCCGGCGGTCCGTTCGCTCGACATCAACCCGTTGATCATTGCCGCCGGCAAGCCGGTGGCCGTTGACGCGCTGATCGAGGTGGCCGAGTCGTGA